In Hevea brasiliensis isolate MT/VB/25A 57/8 chromosome 13, ASM3005281v1, whole genome shotgun sequence, a single genomic region encodes these proteins:
- the LOC110660684 gene encoding basic leucine zipper 43-like translates to MKSTGHPLNIANFSRNQEANSSLFNRSFSSNSPIHFPIHMLSPHTSALNADSTLNETGDQLGISHARRLKRMISNRESARRSRMRKKKQIEELQYQVNHLQTMNHQLSEKVISLLESNHQILQENYQLKERVSSFQIVLSDLLTPIRNVEDSICNTNCLRGETSN, encoded by the coding sequence ATGAAGTCCACAGGACACCCTCTAAACATTGCAAATTTTTCTCGAAATCAAGAAGCCAACTCAAGTTTGTTCAATAGATCATTCTCATCCAACTCCCCTATCCATTTCCCAATCCATATGTTATCTCCACACACCTCAGCTCTCAATGCAGACTCTACTCTAAACGAAACAGGTGATCAACTGGGAATTTCCCATGCGAGGAGACTTAAGAGGATGATATCCAACAGGGAATCTGCTCGAAGATCTCGTATGCGCAAGAAGAAGCAAATTGAAGAGCTCCAATATCAGGTTAATCATCTCCAAACCATGAATCATCAGCTTTCTGAGAAGGTTATCAGCTTGTTAGAGAGCAACCACCAGATCCTCCAAGAGAATTACCAGCTCAAGGAGAGAGTTTCTTCTTTTCAAATTGTTCTGTCTGACCTGTTGACACCTATTAGAAATGTGGAAGACAGCATATGCAACACCAATTGCCTTCGAGGAGAAACTTCAAATTGA
- the LOC110660743 gene encoding protein ENHANCER OF LHP1 1, translating into MKIRTLKLREANKSSTSNGSQPSFCSILWDQKAQHLVTASSSDPAICIHDTLLLSDAPRILRHHRDGVTALALSTNSTCLASGSIDHSVKLYKFPGGEFDTNITRFTLPIRVLAFNKSGSMLAAAGDDEGIKIINTIDGSIARVLKGHKGPVTGLAFDPKSEYLASADSIGTVIFWELQSGTMLHNLKGIAPNAVSDTSFMNIISWSPDGETLAVPGLRNDVVMYDRDTAEKLFSLRGDHVQPICFLSWSPNGKYMATSGLDRQVLIWDVDKKQDIDRQKFDERICCLAWKPIGNALAVIDVMGKYGLWESVVPSSMKSPTEDIPSLLSKNNNGLLLFEEEDEEEEPSASGSLSDHGEDSLGESELPSRKRLRKRSEFNEEPEEDINDELNLFPKTEPRKKVHCAGKGNMDKGNEGIRITATSARSKMQEAFQPGATPVQPGKRRFLCYNMLGTITTIEHDGYSHIEIDFHDTGRGPRVPSMTDYFGFTMASLNENGSVFANPCKGEKNMSTLMYRPFGSWANNSEWSMRFEGEEVKVVALGTAWVAAVTSLNFLRIYTEGGLQRHILSLDGPTVTASGFKNQLAVVTHVSDCLPSNDQMLEFRVFDISYGTQPHRGHLPLSPGSHLTWFGFSEEGQLSSYDSKGVLRVFTSQYGGSWLPLFSAAKEKKSDENYWMVGLNASKLFCIVCNSPDLFPQVMPKPVLTLLNFSFPLASSDLGADALENEFILNNMHLSQIQKRMEEMAASCLDTNALDDEAFNMEAAQDRCILRLIASCCNGDKLVRATELVKLLSLEKSVKGAIKLVTALKLPNLAERFNSILEERLLNESKETLNHSLLNSSSVVSMRADVKDSKTFSSSGKRETLEPGIPLSSPQLSAPLFIKKVNNHESEKSDPSHAANKETGLDVGNAEKLKNAGKVNSVGQVKIAEVLKVQSQRPANPFVRSANNQETEKKENVNQVKSQRPANPFKKPQN; encoded by the exons ATGAAAATTCGTACGCTTAAGCTACGAGAAGCTAACAAGTCCTCCACCAGTAATGGCAGTCAGCCTTCCTTCTGCTCCATCTTGTGGGACCAAAAGGCCCAACACCTGGTCACCGCCTCCTCCTCTGACCCAGCCATCTGCATCCATGACACTCTTCTCCTTTCAGATGCGCCCAGGATTCTCCGGCACCACCGTGACGGTGTTACAGCCCTAGCTCTCAGCACAAATTCCACCTGCCTCGCCTCCGGATCTATTGATCATTCCGTCAAGCTCTACAAGTTTCCAg GTGGTGAGTTTGATACTAATATTACCAGATTCACACTGCCAATACGTGTACTTGCATTTAATAAGTCAGGGAGCATGCTAGCTGCAGCTGGTGATGATGAAggcattaaaattattaatacaaTTGATGGTTCAATTGCAAGGGTTCTGAAAGGGCATAAAGGACCTGTTACTGGCTTGGCTTTTGACCCTAAAAGTGAGTATTTGGCATCTGCTGATTCAATAGGGACAGTCATATTCTGGGAACTACAGTCTGGCACTATGTTGCATAACCTTAAAGGCATCGCTCCTAATGCTGTTTCAGACACTTCCTTCATGAATATAATTAGCTGGAGTCCTGATGGGGAGACTTTAGCAGTCCCTGGTTTAAGAAATGATGTGGTGATGTATGATAGAGACACTGCTGAAAAACTGTTCTCATTGAGAGGTGATCATGTGCAACCTATATGTTTCTTGTCTTGGTCACCTAATGGCAAGTACATGGCTACTTCAGGTTTAGATAGGCAAGTTCTGATATGGGATGTTGATAAGAAGCAGGACATTGACAGGCAGAAATTTGATGAGAGAATATGTTGTTTGGCATGGAAGCCAATTGGTAATGCGTTGGCTGTTATTGATGTTATGGGAAAGTATGGTCTTTGGGAATCAGTTGTTCCTTCTTCAATGAAATCCCCCACAGAAGATATTCCAAGTTTGCTGTCAAAGAACAATAATGGGCTCCTTTTGTTTGAAGAGGAGGATGAGGAGGAGGAACCTAGTGCATCTGGTAGTTTAAGTGATCATGGGGAAGACAGCCTTGGAGAATCTGAACTGCCAAGCAGGAAAAGATTACGGAAACGATCTGAATTTAATGAAGAACCCGAGGAAGACATCAATGATGAGTTGAACTTGTTTCCAAAGACTGAACCCAGAAAAAAAGTGCATTGTGCTGGGAAGGGAAACATGGATAAGGGAAATGAGGGAATAAGAATCACAGCAACATCTGCTAGGTCAAAAATGCAGGAGGCTTTTCAGCCTGGGGCAACTCCTGTGCAGCCTGGGAAGAGGCGCTTTTTGTGCTACAATATGCTTGGAACTATAACAACAATTGAACATGATGGGTACTCCCATATAGAG ATCGATTTCCATGATACTGGCAGAGGTCCAAGAGTTCCTTCAATGACTGACTATTTTGGTTTCACAATGGCTTCACTTAATGAGAATGGAAGTGTTTTTGCAAATCCTTGCAAGGGTGAGAAAAACATGAGTACTCTTATGTATCGCCCATTTGGTAGCTGGGCGAACAACAGTGAG TGGTCTATGCGGTTTGAGGGGGAAGAAGTGAAGGTTGTGGCTCTTGGCACTGCTTGGGTTGCTGCCGTTACTAGCCTTAATTTTCTGCGCATCTACACAGAGGGTGGTTTGCAG AGGCATATTCTCTCCCTTGATGGGCCAACTGTGACTGCATCAGGCTTCAAAAATCAACTTGCAGTTGTCACTCATGTTTCTGATTGTCTTCCCTCAAATGATCAg ATGCTAGAGTTCAGAGTATTTGACATATCCTATGGGACCCAGCCACATAGAGGACATCTTCCACTAAGCCCAGGCTCACATCTAACGTGGTTTGGGTTTAGTGAAGAAGGCCAATTAAGTTCATATGATTCAAAG GGTGTCTTGAGGGTTTTCACAAGTCAATATGGTGGCAGTTGGCTCCCGCTCTTCAG TGCTGCTAAAGAGAAGAAGTCTGATGAAAACTATTGGATGGTTGGACTGAATGCCAGCAAATTGTTTTGCATTGTTTGTAATAGTCCTGACTTGTTCCCACAG GTGATGCCCAAACCAGTCCTTACATTACTGAATTTTTCATTTCCTCTTGCTTCGTCTGATCTGGGAGCTGATGCCCTTGAAAATGAGTTTATCCTCAACAACATGCATCTCTCTCAG ATTCAGAAAAGAATGGAAGAAATGGCAGCGTCTTGTTTGGATACCAATGCACTTGATGATGAGGCATTCAATATGGAAGCGGCTCAGGATAGATGTATCCTCAGGCTGATTGCATCATGCTGCAACG GTGACAAGCTTGTAAGAGCTACTGAACTTGTGAAGCTTTTATCCCTCGAAAAATCAGTGAAAGGAGCAATAAAGCTTGTTACTGCCTTGAAGCTTCCTAATTTGGCAGAGCGTTTCAACAGCATATTGGAG GAAAGATTGCTGAATGAGTCTAAGGAGACTCTAAATCACTCTCTGCTAAACTCAAGCAGTGTTGTGTCTATGAGGGCTGATGTCAAAGACAGCAAGACCTTTTCTTCATCAGGAAAAAGAGAAACATTGGAACCTGGTATTCCACTATCATCACCACAACTGTCAGCACCTCTGTTTATCAAGAAAGTGAATAACCATGAATCGGAAAAATCTGATCCCAGCCATGCTGCAAATAAGGAAACTGGTTTGGATGTAGGGAATGCAGAGaagttaaagaatgctggaaagGTGAACAGTGTGGGACAGGTGAAAATTGCAGAAGTTTTGAAAGTACAATCTCAACGCCCCGCTAATCCATTTGTAAGGTCAGCAAACAATCAAGAAAcagagaagaaagaaaatgtGAATCAAGTAAAATCTCAGCGTCCTGCTAATCCATTTAAAAAGCCACAAAACTAA
- the LOC110660742 gene encoding uncharacterized protein LOC110660742: MANISFFQNHIRRNAAASDSHHRNHHYSRPHNPRNLTVDPYFPLFFSSDPHSQHATLRDPYALPEHTNFNIQTLDDDDAVSDTESVVLGGLNPLDRENQVSFVMDLFQQQVQQSQVMGRSSHLLSDSLNESDFGVIEQNCEMGIDNLELDIGLGLGLDGHENDEFQNIGHNHIHNNNDYSTNIVMDDDDFFVERRISGIQSCEAESTVSVCTSAMRVVGFGSDSDSEDNENTLSIDLHSGDEYGLDRLNIGSDNFDNVDDVDEEDASVTVPLCWDSLRLEDHRENNEDFEWEEVDGRVDEREVLSMFVDDEEASVSLSISPIIAHEGMVSVERVGELGSLEWEVLLNANNLDSNLDHDQDNNAEPYFGDHDDYIYTAEYEMLFGHFAENENALMGRPPAAKSVVEKLPSVVLTKEDVDDNNALCAVCKDDINVGERAKHLPCTHRYHGECIVPWLRIRNTCPVCRYELPTDDADYERRKAVQRAVSASRTH; this comes from the coding sequence ATGGCAAATATTTCCTTCTTTCAGAACCACATCCGTCGCAACGCCGCCGCCTCCGATTCTCACCATCGTAATCACCACTACAGCCGTCCACACAACCCCCGTAACCTAACTGTTGATCCTtacttccctctcttcttctcctCTGATCCTCACTCCCAGCACGCCACTCTCCGTGACCCCTACGCACTTCCCGAGCACACCAATTTCAATATTCAGACGCTCGACGACGACGACGCCGTCTCGGATACCGAATCAGTTGTACTCGGAGGCTTGAATCCCCTGGACCGTGAGAACCAGGTTAGTTTCGTCATGGATCTGTTTCAACAGCAAGTCCAGCAATCTCAGGTAATGGGTCGTAGTTCCCATTTGTTATCCGATTCGCTTAACGAATCGGACTTTGGTGTCATAGAGCAGAATTGTGAAATGGGTATCGATAATTTGGAACTTGATATAGGGTTAGGGTTAGGTTTAGATGGTCACGAGAATGATGAATTTCAAAATATAGGCCATAATCATATTCATAATAATAATGATTATAGCACAAATATCGTTATGGATGATGATGATTTCTTTGTGGAAAGAAGGATTTCCGGAATCCAATCTTGTGAGGCCGAGTCTACCGTTAGCGTTTGCACTAGTGCCATGAGGGTTGTTGGGTTTGGGTCGGATTCTGATTCAGAGGACAACGAGAACACGTTATCTATAGATTTGCATTCAGGGGATGAATATGGTTTAGATCGTTTGAATATAGGAAGTGATAATTTTGATAATGTTGACGACGTTGATGAGGAAGATGCAAGCGTTACTGTTCCTCTTTGTTGGGATTCGCTTCGATTGGAGGACCATAGAGAAAACAATGAGGATTTTGAGTGGGAGGAAGTGGATGGCCGTGTTGATGAGAGAGAGGTTCTAAGCATGTTTGTTGATGACGAGGAGGCCTCTGTTTCTCTCTCCATATCACCTATTATTGCCCATGAGGGTATGGTGAGTGTAGAGAGGGTAGGAGAATTGGGAAGTTTGGAATGGGAAGTTCTGCTGAATGCAAACAACTTGGACTCAAATCTGGACCATGACCAGGACAATAATGCTGAGCCTTATTTTGGGGATCATGATGATTATATTTACACTGCAGAGTATGAGATGTTGTTTGGGCATTTTGCAGAGAATGAAAATGCATTGATGGGTCGACCTCCAGCAGCAAAATCTGTTGTTGAGAAGCTTCCATCTGTGGTTTTGACAAAAGAGGATGTTGATGATAATAATGCACTTTgtgctgtttgtaaagatgaTATTAATGTTGGAGAGAGAGCAAAGCATTTGCCTTGTACACACCGGTACCATGGGGAGTGCATTGTGCCATGGTTAAGGATAAGGAATACTTGCCCAGTATGTCGATATGAGTTGCCTACGGATGATGCAGATTATGAGCGGAGGAAAGCAGTACAAAGAGCTGTTAGTGCCAGCCGTACCCATTGA